One segment of Primulina tabacum isolate GXHZ01 chromosome 14, ASM2559414v2, whole genome shotgun sequence DNA contains the following:
- the LOC142523753 gene encoding uncharacterized protein LOC142523753 translates to MFELTKEHNSELRDSLVIAVGQAKQAKEEVDRLTRELSEARLRDKEKIDESWDMIMQLSEGNQRNSGVCFGYGKAGHRIAECPTAANQATEPNKGTGPNAGANPNKPKESKPNARVFAMTQEEADDANEVVSGTILIQKVPAYALFDCGATHSFVSKRLAKKLGLKPELLAEPFRIATPTNKAIETHEIHMDCLISIGNQTFSADLIQLVMADFDIILGMDWLSRNNAIVDCKRKRVKLRTPNQEEIVYHGKSKERK, encoded by the exons ATGTTCGAGCTTACTAAGGAGCATAATTCCGAGCTTCGAGACTCGTTAGTCATAGCAGTGGGTCAAGCCAAGCAGGCTAAGGAGGaggtggatcgactcactaggGAGTTGTCTGAAGCACGACTAAGAGACAAAGAGAAAATTGATGAGTCATGGGATATGATTATGCAGTTGTCTGAGGGTAATCAGAG AAACAGTGGTGTATGCTTCGGATATGGGAAAGCGGGACACCGAATTGCCGAATGCCCTACTGCCGCAAACCAAGCCACCGAGCCCAATAAGGGAACTGGGCCAAATGCAGGAGCTAACCCCAACAAGCCAAAGGAAAGCAAGCCTAACGCCAGGGTCTTTGCTATGACTCAAGAAGAGGCCGACGACGCCAATGAAGTCGTGTCAGGTACCATCCTAATTCAAAAAGTGCCTGCGTATgcgttatttgattgtggtgctacgcattctTTTGTATCTAAGAGATTGGCTAAGAAACTAGGACTTAAGCCTGAATTATTAGCCGAACCTTTTCGAATAGCCACACCTACAAATAAGGCCATTGAAACTCACGAGATTCACATGGACTGTTTAATCAGTATCGGTAATCAGACTTTCAGTGCAGACTTGATACAATTAGTTATGGCCGACTTCGACATCATtctaggaatggattggttatccaGAAACAATGCAATAGTGGACTGTAAAAGGAAAAGAGTTAAGCTCCGAACCCCAAATCAGGAAGAGATCGTGTATCATGGTAAATCCAAGGAACGGAAATAA